From Echinicola soli, a single genomic window includes:
- a CDS encoding TOTE conflict system archaeo-eukaryotic primase domain-containing protein, with the protein MGNFVITYSESDKLEIFNGLFKGRSDVFAVRWEKGAKAGYMPVYHYDPYMCRRHKRNGGTFKTYKDKSYIPLKGIEVLKHLNGEHHIGIYPLLQDNTSWFIAADFDGKNREEECKKVIEQCKSKSIPAYLERSRSGNGGHVWIFFENSYPARKSRKILIHLLKESQSISEFDKFSSFDRLFPNQDYLSGKGLGNLIALPLNQVVLEKGNGGFLNDDMEPYQDQWTFLKSVKKISVDRLDALYNELTLVDHGSSPSEFNTSKKLLIKLSNNIRLNKSAITTELTDFLKEELNFSNSAYFVKKKVGRSTHGTPSHFRLIDETENNVVIPRGIMGKLVRFCTAQNILFEFKDERKLQLKISFNTTFKLREHQEKAVSAAEKKQFGVIVAPPGTGKTIIGLQIIANKKQPTLIIVHRKQLMEQWLERIQSFMGLRKVEIGRIGQGRAKIGEKVTVAMFQSLGKFLDKPESSEYYDTFGTVIIDECHRISAENFRTNLSRLSTFYLYGLTATPFRKGNDGRLIFIYLGDVIASIDTKEIKNYRPATVKVKKTALQVPFNPKTDSFETLSKILVNDSARNQLIIKDIIKEVNEGGSVVVITERREHIATLNHYLKGVFEVITLSGEDNERSRKDKWGQISRGDFQVLITTGQLMGEGVDLQNISRLFLVYPFSFKGKLIQYIGRVQRSELAPVIYDYRDYLVDYLDRLFLKRNTYYRKLKKEADLFMDLIEPGEMSSVTIDKTVKIALDKLDFRYGSIAFNYPVKELNTEIEFELENEYVRPELEVLKPYFSKSLKMKYAYVEIFAEFENGMLVAQKAESEDLEKINQDTIESLRFQFAIDEIKNDPNHQNDNRSTSDLEDLRKSNQFPGSHFTEEQLINNLIGDEKYRHFKQLRYLASKHEGSLLKIRFLLKPFSFVFILKGNKFYHIVLETLDTEEATYIWHTEIMVNGRGISQSLLGKRLDEVESDLQFIKNKGRQAFIENYPERFSRLNHDYSDPRKGYILWKGQLEERLV; encoded by the coding sequence ATGGGGAATTTTGTAATAACTTATTCAGAATCGGATAAACTGGAAATATTCAATGGGCTCTTTAAGGGGAGGTCAGATGTTTTTGCTGTTCGCTGGGAGAAGGGAGCCAAAGCCGGATATATGCCCGTATACCATTATGATCCCTATATGTGTCGACGCCATAAACGTAATGGTGGTACATTCAAAACCTACAAGGACAAAAGCTATATCCCGTTAAAAGGCATTGAAGTTCTGAAGCATCTTAATGGAGAACACCATATCGGTATTTACCCTCTTTTACAGGACAATACTTCATGGTTTATTGCTGCCGATTTTGATGGAAAAAATCGGGAAGAGGAATGCAAAAAAGTAATAGAGCAATGTAAATCCAAAAGCATTCCTGCATATCTTGAAAGATCAAGATCCGGAAATGGGGGGCATGTTTGGATATTTTTCGAGAATTCCTATCCTGCGAGAAAAAGCAGAAAGATACTTATCCATCTTCTAAAGGAATCCCAATCGATTTCTGAATTTGATAAGTTTTCCAGTTTTGACCGACTGTTTCCAAATCAGGATTATCTATCAGGGAAAGGGCTTGGTAATTTAATTGCGCTTCCCTTAAATCAAGTCGTTTTGGAAAAAGGAAATGGTGGTTTCCTGAATGATGATATGGAACCATATCAGGACCAGTGGACTTTCCTGAAATCCGTCAAAAAGATTTCAGTGGACCGATTAGATGCATTATATAACGAATTAACATTGGTCGACCATGGATCAAGCCCCTCAGAGTTCAATACTTCAAAGAAGTTATTGATCAAACTGAGTAACAATATTCGACTCAATAAGTCTGCAATTACAACAGAGTTAACTGATTTTTTAAAGGAAGAACTGAATTTTTCCAATTCAGCCTATTTCGTAAAGAAGAAGGTTGGACGAAGCACCCATGGTACACCATCTCATTTCCGTTTGATTGATGAAACCGAAAATAATGTTGTCATCCCCAGGGGTATTATGGGTAAGTTGGTGAGGTTTTGTACAGCCCAAAACATTCTGTTTGAATTTAAAGATGAAAGAAAACTACAACTGAAAATCTCCTTTAACACCACTTTTAAACTAAGGGAACATCAGGAGAAAGCAGTCTCTGCAGCGGAAAAGAAGCAGTTTGGGGTTATTGTGGCTCCCCCTGGTACAGGAAAGACAATAATAGGTTTACAGATAATAGCCAATAAGAAACAACCAACACTTATTATCGTCCATCGGAAACAACTTATGGAACAATGGTTGGAAAGAATCCAGTCTTTTATGGGATTAAGGAAGGTTGAAATAGGAAGAATTGGACAAGGGCGTGCTAAAATCGGTGAAAAAGTAACCGTTGCAATGTTCCAAAGCCTGGGCAAGTTTTTGGACAAACCTGAATCAAGTGAATATTATGACACATTCGGTACGGTCATAATTGATGAATGCCACCGCATATCAGCAGAGAATTTTCGGACTAACTTGTCCAGGCTCTCTACTTTTTACCTGTATGGATTGACGGCGACACCATTTAGAAAGGGAAATGATGGGAGGCTCATTTTTATTTATCTGGGTGATGTAATTGCCAGTATTGATACCAAGGAAATCAAGAATTATCGGCCGGCGACGGTGAAAGTAAAGAAAACCGCCTTGCAAGTACCGTTCAATCCAAAAACTGATAGTTTTGAGACACTTTCAAAGATATTGGTGAACGATTCAGCCAGAAATCAGCTCATCATAAAAGATATTATAAAAGAGGTGAATGAAGGGGGAAGTGTAGTGGTTATTACAGAAAGAAGAGAGCATATCGCTACGTTAAACCACTATTTGAAAGGGGTTTTTGAAGTAATCACGTTGAGTGGAGAAGATAATGAACGTAGCCGCAAGGATAAATGGGGCCAGATATCCAGAGGAGATTTCCAGGTCTTGATTACTACCGGACAGTTGATGGGGGAAGGTGTGGATTTGCAAAACATATCAAGGCTGTTTTTGGTCTATCCTTTTTCTTTCAAGGGCAAACTTATCCAATATATAGGGAGGGTACAGCGCTCCGAACTGGCCCCTGTGATATATGATTATCGGGATTATTTGGTTGATTATCTTGACCGTTTGTTTTTGAAGAGGAACACCTATTATAGAAAACTTAAGAAAGAAGCCGACTTGTTTATGGATCTAATCGAGCCTGGAGAAATGAGTTCTGTCACCATTGACAAGACGGTTAAAATTGCACTGGACAAATTGGATTTCAGGTATGGCAGCATTGCCTTTAATTATCCCGTCAAAGAACTCAATACAGAAATTGAATTTGAGCTGGAAAATGAATATGTCCGTCCCGAGTTGGAAGTATTAAAACCATACTTCTCCAAGTCACTAAAAATGAAGTATGCCTATGTGGAGATTTTTGCTGAATTTGAAAATGGAATGTTAGTGGCTCAAAAAGCTGAATCCGAAGACTTGGAAAAGATTAATCAAGACACCATAGAGAGTCTCAGGTTTCAGTTTGCCATCGATGAAATTAAAAATGATCCAAATCATCAAAATGACAATAGGTCTACTTCTGATCTTGAAGATTTAAGAAAATCCAATCAATTTCCCGGCTCTCATTTTACCGAAGAGCAACTGATCAATAACCTAATTGGAGATGAAAAATACAGGCATTTCAAACAACTGAGGTACTTGGCATCAAAACATGAAGGTTCTTTGTTAAAAATCAGGTTTCTACTAAAACCTTTCTCGTTCGTCTTTATCCTAAAGGGGAATAAATTTTACCATATCGTTTTAGAAACCTTGGATACGGAAGAGGCTACCTATATATGGCACACGGAAATCATGGTTAATGGAAGAGGAATTTCCCAATCCCTGCTTGGAAAAAGACTGGATGAGGTAGAATCGGATCTCCAGTTTATAAAGAATAAGGGAAGGCAAGCTTTTATTGAAAACTACCCGGAAAGGTTCAGTAGGTTAAACCATGATTATTCGGATCCAAGAAAGGGGTATATCCTTTGGAAAGGACAATTGGAAGAACGGTTGGTTTAG
- a CDS encoding AlbA family DNA-binding domain-containing protein produces the protein MSLIDQIQKGESKTLELKESLPKNESIAKTIVAFSNTSGGKLIIGVNDQLSIVGIDDSTLFEIQDKIASIISDSCFPGIIPDIYSVNIENKLVLVVEVVRGNQKPYFLKSRGREDGCYVRIGATNRLADSTTIAELERQKHHISYDEEVYHDLELNRLDMSPLLDKFKQTGKTVTKEKLENLKLMNYPDAERSRYQNNVS, from the coding sequence ATGTCCTTAATCGATCAAATTCAAAAAGGAGAGAGTAAAACGCTCGAATTAAAAGAAAGCCTTCCAAAAAATGAAAGTATCGCTAAAACAATAGTAGCTTTCTCAAACACAAGTGGCGGCAAACTGATCATTGGAGTGAATGATCAATTAAGCATTGTTGGCATTGATGATTCAACGTTATTTGAAATACAGGATAAGATTGCATCAATTATTTCTGACAGTTGTTTCCCTGGGATTATTCCTGATATCTACAGTGTAAATATAGAAAACAAACTTGTCTTGGTTGTTGAAGTAGTTCGTGGCAATCAAAAACCTTATTTTTTGAAAAGCAGAGGAAGGGAAGATGGTTGCTATGTTAGAATAGGTGCCACCAACCGTCTCGCAGATTCCACTACAATTGCCGAGCTTGAACGTCAAAAACATCATATAAGCTATGATGAGGAAGTTTATCACGACCTGGAGCTTAACAGACTTGACATGTCCCCCCTTCTTGACAAATTCAAACAAACGGGAAAGACTGTTACCAAGGAGAAGCTAGAAAACTTAAAACTAATGAACTACCCCGACGCAGAGCGATCGAGGTATCAAAATAATGTTAGTTGA
- the tnpA gene encoding IS200/IS605 family transposase: protein MGDHIFKRHNKTLLLYHLVFPLKYRKSVITDEIGAGLKQICLDISERYEVHFVEIGHEPGHVHFLVQSVPSYSVSKMITMLKSITAKELFKRFPEIKVKLWGGKFWTSGFYANTVGQYANEEVIRAYVKDQGTEKEYKKLYTNQLTLF, encoded by the coding sequence ATGGGAGATCATATTTTCAAAAGGCATAATAAGACACTATTGTTGTATCATCTGGTTTTTCCATTGAAGTACAGGAAATCAGTTATAACAGATGAAATAGGGGCAGGTTTAAAGCAAATCTGCTTGGATATTTCGGAGCGATATGAAGTACATTTTGTAGAGATAGGACACGAACCAGGCCATGTTCATTTTTTAGTTCAAAGTGTTCCGAGCTATTCGGTTTCAAAAATGATAACGATGTTGAAAAGTATCACGGCAAAAGAATTGTTCAAGAGGTTTCCAGAAATCAAGGTGAAGTTATGGGGTGGAAAATTTTGGACAAGTGGATTTTACGCCAATACAGTTGGTCAATACGCTAATGAAGAAGTGATAAGGGCTTACGTAAAGGATCAAGGAACAGAAAAAGAATACAAAAAGTTATATACAAATCAACTAACATTATTTTGA
- a CDS encoding ATP-binding protein produces the protein METFIDKKEYSGDIFTALENTQNFVLNHINLQAEIKGLYRDEKYEIPVVALREALVNAIIHRDYVNQGRDIKVGIYDDIVNIVSPGSLPYNITMDDIFNGRSEVRNRVLANVFKELGLIEQWGSGINRIINTCKSYGLQSPIIQEKNDYFDIEFIRPQVSASSKESF, from the coding sequence ATGGAGACTTTTATCGATAAGAAGGAATATAGTGGCGATATTTTTACGGCTCTTGAAAACACCCAAAATTTTGTATTGAACCATATCAATCTTCAAGCCGAAATAAAAGGGCTATATAGGGATGAAAAATATGAAATCCCCGTGGTCGCTTTAAGGGAAGCTTTGGTTAATGCAATTATTCATCGGGACTATGTTAACCAAGGCAGGGATATCAAAGTGGGTATCTATGATGATATTGTGAATATTGTATCGCCTGGTAGCTTACCCTATAATATAACCATGGATGATATTTTTAATGGTCGTAGTGAAGTTCGCAATAGAGTATTGGCAAATGTATTTAAGGAGCTAGGTTTGATCGAGCAATGGGGAAGTGGAATTAACAGGATCATCAATACTTGTAAAAGCTATGGTCTTCAGTCCCCAATAATCCAAGAGAAGAATGACTATTTTGACATTGAATTTATTCGACCACAGGTAAGTGCATCCTCAAAGGAAAGCTTTTAG